The proteins below are encoded in one region of Bacteroidota bacterium:
- a CDS encoding YigZ family protein: MKDTYVTIAAPAEGGYKEKGSKFLGFAFPVRNEADVATHLEALATKYYDARHHCYAWRLGPEGKRYRANDAGEPNHSAGDPILNEIKSRELFDVLVVVVRYFGGTKLGIPGLIEAYGVSAAEALDAATKLERTLTEPIHIIFAYGQTSEVGRVIQKYNLKPSHSEYGADCRQSFEVRLRDHAAVMEIFREMGILTESSSNNE, translated from the coding sequence ATGAAAGACACCTACGTCACGATCGCAGCCCCTGCGGAAGGCGGCTACAAGGAAAAGGGATCCAAGTTCCTTGGATTTGCCTTTCCCGTGCGGAATGAGGCAGACGTGGCGACGCATTTGGAAGCCTTGGCGACCAAATACTACGATGCCCGCCACCATTGTTATGCTTGGCGCCTCGGGCCGGAGGGGAAACGCTACCGCGCCAACGATGCCGGCGAACCCAATCACAGTGCCGGAGATCCGATCCTCAATGAGATCAAAAGCCGCGAACTCTTTGACGTACTCGTGGTTGTCGTGCGGTATTTTGGGGGAACCAAATTGGGAATTCCGGGCCTGATTGAGGCCTACGGGGTTTCTGCCGCAGAAGCCTTGGATGCGGCCACCAAACTCGAGCGGACGCTCACCGAGCCCATCCACATCATTTTTGCCTATGGGCAAACCTCGGAAGTGGGACGTGTGATCCAAAAATACAACCTCAAACCCAGCCATTCCGAATACGGAGCAGATTGCCGGCAAAGTTTTGAGGTTCGGCTGCGTGACCACGCGGCGGTTATGGAAATTTTCAGGGAAATGGGTATCTTGACCGAATCATCATCCAACAATGAATAA
- a CDS encoding T9SS type A sorting domain-containing protein, protein MNKIFTLIALLLPFAGIQAQKTGVPPAAKNTQPSTGIYQKFCQQLPSNANAETVRAAILAQKPMVQMLGCDLRLRHQNASPGGFHYTFDQTWNGIPIYLGEIKANLNRQMRFMNLLDNLRAFTGTPASFTRTDAQVTALLPALLDQGDADFELFPNSKHYFLTEGTLVPVHRVSYTSNTQTWEVLLADDDLREVLRRDVAAYRKPLGTTTDTTGNAMVFMPDPLTSSGNTYGAPYSDNNDADSPELNNQRVAVTLKNINWNGSQFELIGPYVMLEDREAPLIPMTTSVDGNFNFTRSQAGFEDAMVYYHIDTFQRYVQSLGFTTLLNGQVKADPHGLNGQDNSHYISTDNRVAFGEGGVDDAEDADVVIHEYGHALSNAGSPFSNSGLERQGLDEGIGDYVATTYSRGISYTFWKNVFTWDGHNEFWTGRSASNNTLYPPSNANDIYLIGAIWNSTLMEVWVEIGKEASDKVFFESLYGHAPNTTLTDAALIHIDADSTLFGGLHHDQFQNAFCQRGILSGTMQGQGCYVSRDEEMPLGFEWAVFPNPASQTATLMLNGFRSKSEFTYSLTDVLGRELVTGMVEGMQTKLEVGQLPSGVYFLQLRSKGGWMQTKRLRVE, encoded by the coding sequence ATGAATAAGATTTTTACACTCATCGCATTGCTTTTGCCATTCGCAGGGATTCAAGCGCAGAAAACGGGGGTCCCTCCTGCCGCAAAAAACACGCAACCCAGCACCGGGATTTACCAAAAATTCTGCCAGCAATTGCCTTCGAATGCCAACGCAGAAACCGTGCGTGCAGCGATTTTGGCGCAAAAGCCGATGGTGCAGATGTTGGGCTGCGACCTGCGCCTGCGCCATCAAAATGCAAGTCCGGGCGGCTTTCACTACACATTTGACCAAACCTGGAACGGCATTCCGATCTATTTGGGCGAAATCAAAGCCAATCTCAACCGTCAAATGCGGTTCATGAACTTGCTTGACAACCTGCGCGCTTTCACGGGTACGCCCGCGTCCTTCACACGCACGGACGCCCAAGTGACTGCGTTGTTGCCCGCCTTGTTGGATCAAGGCGATGCCGATTTCGAGCTCTTCCCGAATTCGAAGCATTATTTTCTGACCGAAGGCACCTTGGTGCCTGTTCACAGAGTTTCCTATACCAGCAATACCCAAACTTGGGAGGTGCTGCTTGCCGACGATGACCTGCGCGAAGTTTTGCGCCGCGACGTGGCTGCTTACCGCAAGCCGCTCGGAACGACCACGGACACAACCGGCAATGCCATGGTCTTCATGCCCGATCCGCTCACGAGTTCGGGAAACACCTACGGCGCACCCTATTCCGACAACAACGACGCCGACAGCCCCGAATTGAACAACCAAAGGGTCGCGGTGACCTTGAAAAACATCAACTGGAATGGCAGCCAATTTGAGCTGATCGGCCCTTATGTGATGCTGGAAGACCGTGAAGCACCCTTGATCCCAATGACGACGAGCGTGGATGGCAACTTCAATTTCACCCGTTCACAAGCTGGATTTGAGGATGCGATGGTCTATTACCATATCGACACCTTTCAGCGTTATGTGCAATCGCTGGGATTCACGACGCTCCTCAACGGGCAGGTGAAGGCCGATCCGCATGGACTCAATGGGCAGGACAATTCGCATTACATTTCGACGGACAATCGCGTAGCCTTTGGTGAAGGCGGCGTGGACGATGCCGAGGATGCCGACGTAGTCATCCACGAATACGGCCATGCGCTCTCCAATGCGGGTTCGCCCTTCAGCAATTCCGGCTTGGAGCGTCAAGGTTTGGACGAAGGCATTGGCGATTATGTTGCGACGACCTATTCGCGGGGCATCAGCTATACGTTCTGGAAAAACGTATTCACTTGGGACGGCCACAACGAATTTTGGACGGGACGAAGTGCTTCCAACAATACGCTTTATCCGCCCTCCAACGCCAATGACATCTACTTGATTGGTGCGATCTGGAATTCGACGCTGATGGAGGTTTGGGTCGAAATCGGCAAAGAAGCGAGCGACAAGGTCTTTTTTGAGAGTCTGTATGGTCATGCTCCGAATACCACCCTGACCGATGCAGCCCTGATCCACATCGACGCTGACAGCACGCTTTTTGGCGGACTTCACCACGATCAGTTTCAAAATGCATTCTGTCAGCGGGGAATCCTTAGTGGCACGATGCAAGGACAAGGTTGCTATGTGAGCCGTGACGAAGAAATGCCTTTGGGCTTCGAATGGGCAGTATTCCCGAATCCAGCGTCACAAACCGCGACACTGATGCTCAACGGATTCCGTTCCAAATCGGAATTCACCTATTCGTTGACGGATGTATTGGGCCGGGAATTGGTCACGGGAATGGTCGAAGGAATGCAGACGAAGTTGGAGGTCGGGCAATTGCCATCCGGCGTCTATTTCCTGCAATTGCGCAGCAAAGGCGGATGGATGCAAACCAAGCGCTTGCGCGTGGAATAG
- a CDS encoding DUF3467 domain-containing protein, which translates to MDDKNKNQNQLNIEIPAEMAGGVYSNFTIVGHTPSEFLIDFVQIIPGMAQGKLRSRVIMTPQHAKRLLQTLEENIGRYESAFGKIPNMDGPQGPSFPPGFPGGPAGFA; encoded by the coding sequence ATGGACGACAAAAATAAGAATCAAAATCAGCTCAACATTGAGATTCCAGCCGAAATGGCCGGTGGCGTTTACAGCAATTTCACCATTGTGGGCCATACGCCTTCGGAATTTCTGATTGACTTCGTGCAGATCATTCCGGGAATGGCCCAAGGAAAGCTCCGTTCGCGGGTGATCATGACGCCGCAACATGCCAAGCGCCTGCTCCAAACCTTGGAAGAAAACATCGGTCGCTACGAAAGTGCATTTGGCAAGATTCCCAACATGGATGGCCCACAAGGCCCTTCCTTCCCGCCCGGTTTCCCCGGAGGTCCTGCCGGATTCGCCTGA
- a CDS encoding outer membrane beta-barrel protein — protein MKMRILFSILFFSAVALTGGSLQAQAVQKGNVMLDVYYGFPNLTTGVLRAVAKNVTNDPDLKVTGMGPFGAKASYMITDNIGLGLDFYYASSGFEYTNSGIDSTGAAFSYHYSLKNPRPRFLARFDYHFGNSEIVDLYGSAGLGYSGAKYKLVTDDPIFDLSNYALRGIRSPIAYRLAFGTKIYFVQYFGVTAEIGLGGPLLTVGLSGKF, from the coding sequence ATGAAAATGCGTATCCTGTTTTCCATTCTATTTTTCAGTGCCGTCGCTTTGACGGGCGGAAGTCTTCAAGCGCAGGCCGTCCAAAAAGGCAACGTGATGCTCGATGTGTACTATGGATTCCCAAATCTTACTACGGGTGTCTTGCGCGCAGTCGCGAAAAATGTGACCAATGATCCCGATTTGAAGGTTACCGGGATGGGGCCATTTGGTGCGAAGGCCTCCTACATGATTACCGATAACATCGGGCTAGGCTTGGATTTTTACTACGCGAGCTCCGGATTTGAGTACACCAACTCGGGAATTGATTCGACAGGCGCAGCATTCAGCTATCATTATAGCCTCAAAAATCCGCGTCCCCGTTTTTTGGCAAGGTTTGATTACCATTTCGGAAACTCCGAAATCGTGGATCTCTATGGCTCTGCGGGATTGGGTTACAGCGGTGCGAAATACAAGCTTGTCACGGATGATCCGATTTTTGACTTGTCCAACTATGCCCTCAGAGGAATACGCAGCCCGATTGCTTACCGCTTGGCATTCGGGACCAAAATTTACTTTGTCCAATATTTTGGTGTCACAGCAGAAATCGGACTTGGCGGCCCATTGCTGACGGTGGGGTTAAGCGGAAAATTCTAA
- the uvrA gene encoding excinuclease ABC subunit UvrA, with the protein MAEDFIEIWGAREHNLKNIDLQIPRDQLVVITGVSGSGKSSIAFDTIHAEGQRRYLESFSAYARQFIGNLRAPDVDKIDGLSPVIAIEQKTTSRNPRSTVGTVTEVYDLFRLFFARTADAYSHVSGKRMVKMTDQEIIKTIEKSFLGKKIIILAPLVKGRKGHYRELFETLSKQGFTKVRIDGEIQDIKKGMKLDRYVIHDIELVIDRVLAGSDPKRLEDSIHLAMTTGEGSMLIQDHETGTIAWFSRNLMDPDSGLSYDEPSPNTFSFNSPYGACPTCSGLAVVNEVDVESLVPDESLSINRGAIGPLGEFRDIWMFQQLRKIAKHFDFSLATPWKDLPQIAKDYILRGPDALPEDKSITKGGFKYDGIVAFIEESYNNSQSEKIKTWAEEFMRIATCPTCEGKRLKQESLYYRLDEKNIMEVARMDINTLRQWMETLPERLSDRQATIGTEVMKEINKRLDFLLEVGLGYLDLDRSARTLSGGEAQRIRLATQIGSQLVGVLYILDEPSIGLHQRDNERLIKSLLRLRDLGNSVLVVEHDKDMMLASDYVIDLGPGAGIHGGEIVAQGTPKEILNHPNSATAEYLGGKRQIAIPKKRREPIQENMLIVHGATGNNLKNVDLWLPLGLFVCISGVSGSGKSTLINETLYPILNQHFFNSRKKPMPYRDIEGLELVTKVIEIDQSPIGRTPRSNPATYTGVFTFIRDFFTQLPEAKIRGYQSGRFSFNVKGGRCEECEGAGMQTIEMNFLPDVYVLCESCHGRRYNRETLEVRYKGKSISDVLNMTISAAVEFFEAHPRIKRKLVTLEEVGLGYLTLGQQATTLSGGEAQRVKIATELSKRDTGSTIYILDEPTTGLHFQDIDVLLKVLQRLVDRGNTIVVIEHNLDVVKVADWVIDLGPEGGAGGGRILVQGTPEKVAAFEGSFTGKFLKAELGMS; encoded by the coding sequence ATCGCCATCGAACAAAAAACTACGAGCCGGAATCCGCGTTCAACGGTGGGGACGGTGACCGAAGTCTATGACCTCTTTCGTTTGTTTTTTGCTAGGACCGCCGATGCCTACAGCCACGTGTCCGGCAAACGGATGGTAAAGATGACCGATCAGGAGATCATCAAAACCATTGAAAAAAGCTTCCTCGGCAAGAAAATCATCATCCTCGCCCCACTCGTGAAAGGCAGGAAAGGCCACTACCGTGAATTGTTTGAAACCCTTTCCAAACAGGGATTCACCAAGGTGCGCATCGACGGCGAAATTCAGGACATCAAAAAGGGCATGAAGTTGGATCGCTATGTGATCCACGACATCGAATTAGTGATCGACCGCGTGCTTGCGGGAAGCGACCCCAAGCGCTTGGAAGACAGCATCCACCTCGCCATGACGACCGGCGAAGGTTCCATGCTCATTCAGGACCACGAAACCGGTACCATCGCTTGGTTCAGTCGCAACCTGATGGACCCCGACAGTGGACTCAGTTACGACGAACCTTCACCGAATACGTTTTCGTTCAATTCGCCGTATGGTGCTTGCCCGACTTGCTCAGGTTTGGCCGTTGTCAATGAGGTCGATGTCGAATCGCTCGTGCCGGATGAAAGTCTGAGCATCAACCGTGGCGCCATCGGGCCTTTGGGCGAATTTCGCGATATATGGATGTTTCAGCAGCTTCGGAAGATTGCCAAGCACTTCGATTTTTCCTTGGCAACGCCTTGGAAAGACTTGCCGCAAATCGCCAAGGATTACATTCTCCGTGGTCCGGATGCCCTTCCTGAAGACAAATCCATCACCAAGGGCGGCTTCAAATACGATGGGATCGTTGCCTTTATCGAAGAATCCTACAACAATTCGCAGTCGGAGAAGATCAAGACTTGGGCAGAAGAGTTCATGCGGATCGCAACCTGCCCCACATGCGAAGGCAAACGCCTGAAACAGGAAAGCCTGTATTACCGGCTCGATGAAAAAAACATCATGGAAGTCGCAAGGATGGACATCAACACCCTGCGACAGTGGATGGAAACCTTGCCCGAGCGCCTGAGCGACCGGCAAGCGACCATCGGCACGGAAGTGATGAAGGAAATCAACAAGCGCCTCGACTTTCTATTGGAAGTCGGACTCGGTTACCTCGACCTTGACCGTTCGGCAAGGACGTTGAGTGGGGGAGAGGCGCAGCGCATCCGCTTGGCGACACAGATTGGTTCCCAATTGGTGGGCGTACTGTACATTTTGGATGAGCCGAGCATTGGCCTGCATCAGCGTGACAATGAGCGCTTGATCAAATCCTTGCTGCGCCTGCGCGACCTCGGGAATTCCGTGTTGGTCGTCGAGCACGACAAAGACATGATGCTTGCAAGTGACTATGTCATCGACTTGGGACCGGGTGCGGGCATCCACGGCGGAGAAATTGTCGCCCAAGGCACTCCAAAGGAGATTCTGAACCACCCGAATTCGGCAACGGCCGAATATTTAGGTGGAAAACGCCAAATCGCCATTCCCAAAAAGCGCAGAGAACCCATTCAGGAAAACATGCTGATCGTGCATGGCGCGACCGGCAACAACCTGAAGAATGTCGACCTTTGGTTGCCGCTCGGGCTATTTGTCTGCATTTCAGGGGTTTCTGGATCGGGAAAATCTACGTTGATCAACGAAACGCTGTATCCGATATTGAACCAGCATTTCTTCAATTCCCGGAAAAAGCCGATGCCTTACCGCGACATCGAAGGGCTGGAATTGGTTACCAAGGTCATTGAAATCGATCAATCGCCGATCGGGCGCACACCGCGGAGCAATCCTGCGACCTATACAGGAGTGTTCACCTTCATCCGAGACTTTTTTACGCAGCTTCCCGAGGCAAAAATCCGCGGCTACCAAAGCGGCCGATTCAGCTTCAACGTCAAGGGTGGCCGCTGCGAGGAATGCGAAGGCGCCGGCATGCAGACGATCGAAATGAACTTCCTGCCAGATGTTTACGTGCTCTGCGAATCCTGCCATGGTCGGCGTTACAACCGTGAAACCTTGGAAGTCAGGTACAAAGGAAAAAGCATCAGCGATGTCCTCAACATGACGATATCCGCGGCCGTGGAATTTTTTGAGGCCCATCCGCGCATCAAGCGCAAACTTGTCACGCTCGAAGAAGTCGGCTTGGGCTATCTTACTTTGGGGCAGCAAGCCACGACGCTTTCGGGCGGCGAAGCGCAGCGCGTCAAAATTGCCACCGAACTCAGCAAACGCGATACAGGCAGCACGATTTACATTTTGGATGAGCCCACGACGGGCTTGCACTTTCAAGACATTGATGTATTGCTCAAGGTTTTACAGCGTTTGGTCGATCGCGGAAATACGATCGTCGTGATCGAACACAACCTCGACGTTGTCAAAGTTGCCGATTGGGTCATCGACTTGGGTCCGGAAGGCGGTGCAGGCGGCGGAAGAATCCTGGTACAAGGGACTCCTGAAAAGGTTGCGGCATTTGAGGGATCCTTCACCGGCAAATTCCTGAAGGCAGAATTGGGGATGTCCTAA